The genomic stretch AGCATGCAGGTATGGTGGTTGTCGCTGACGGAACTGAAGAAGCCGCCGGCAGATTGTCAAGAGTTCTTACTTATGATCCTCTGATGGGTATTCTCCGACATTCAGATGCAGGTTATAGCAGAGCGAAAGAAAATGCAGATAAGTTTGGCATAAATATTCCTATGTTATAATAGTTATTATTTATGTTAATTAGTATGACATTTTGTCATATTTAAAATATTATTTATGTTTTTTTAAAAAAGTTTAAATTTATTTGAAACCTTTTTGATTTTGATGTGTCATTATAATATAATTAATGTCGCATTTAGAAAAAACTTTTTTGAAATGATATAACGGAGGATGATGATAGTTTATTTTTACGAATTATTTTTTAGGTGATTGTTATTACAAAGGTTATTAAATATAAAAAACCGGAACACAAAAGTGATTCTAAAAATTATTATTATACATCTTCAAATAGGAGTGGCGATATGGATTTAGCATTGCAGATTGAGAACTTATTCCGTACTGACCGCAAGAAGTTTCTTGGGTTCATAAGACAGAGAGTTCGCAGTCAGGAAGAGGCAGAAGATATCTTGCAAGATGTTTTTACAAATGTTCTTGCAGCATCTGCTAATGTACAGAAACCTATTGAGAACATTGCATCATGGGTATTTACAGCCGTTAGAAACAGAATTATTGATTCTTACAGAAAAAAACGTGCTGAAACTTTTTCTGATATGCAGACACCCGGTCAGGCAGAAGACGGCGTTGATACATTCGAGAATTTCCTCGGTGATTTTACTACAAGCCCTGAAACTGATTTGATTCGCAAAACTATATGGGAATCAGTTCAGGAAGGTCTTGCTGAACTTCCACCTGAGCAACGAGAGGTGTTTGTTAAAAATGAATTTGAAGGTATTTCATTTAGAGAAATGTCAGAAGTTACAGGTGTTAACATTAACACTTTACTTGCTCGTAAACGCTATGCAGTTTTACATCTTAGAAAAAAATTGAAAGATCTCTACAGGTCAATAAACGAAAATTAATTTTGAAAAATACATCTCAAATTGAAAAAGGTTCAATTTAGCAAAGCTAAATTGAACCTTTTTGATAAGTGTCTTTGCAATTATTATTAACTGAAATCAATTATCTGGTTAAAGCATGTCTCAGAGACATATAGCCGACTGTTCCGAATCCCATCAAAAAGAGTAATTGGAATGGCATAGCAGCTATTTCAAGGTAAAAAGCTGAAATTATAATGCCTGCAACGAAATATAATGTCAAAAGTAACTCTAAAACAACTACTGCAGAAATCCTCTTCATTTTGTAACTGACTTTACGATTTATAGTTTGCTTTCCAATCATACCGTCTTTGGGCGTACGTGCAAATCCGCTTTTTTTACCAATTAATGCCTCAATTACTGCTTTAGTATTATTTACAGCAAACCCCATACTACCAGCAAGGAAAACAGGGAACAAAAGCAGTCTCTTTCTCCAGTCAAGATGAATTGCTTTCTGAGCGTAGGTATAGAACAGGAATGTTGAAACTGATGCCAGTACAAATATGGACATTAACGAATAAAACTGGTCAAAACCTCCAACAGTATTTTTAATAATAACTAGTGGAACATTAAGTAAAGCAACTATAATGATAAATGGAAAAACAATATTGCTTGTCAGATGTATGAATGATTCCAGTTTCATCTTAATTGGCAGGTTTGATTTCAAAACCATTGGCAAAATTTTCTTGGCAGTTTCTACAGCACCTTTCGTCCAGCGGAACTGCTGGGTTTTGAGTGCATTAATATCAGCAGGAAGCTCTGCCGGTGATGTAACATCATTCAGGTAGCGGAATTTCCATCCTCTGAGCTGAGCTCGATAACTGAGGTCTAAGTCTTCAGTGAGAGTATCAGCCTGCCAGTTTCCGGCATCAAATATAGTTGACTTACGCCATATTCCGGCAGTACCATTGAAATTGATGAAGAATCCGGCTTTGTTTCTAACTTGTTGTTCGAGAACAAAGTGACCGTCGAGAGCAAGAGCCTGTGCTTTTGTCAAATATGAGTATTCCTCATTTAAATGTTCCCATCTTGTCTGAACCATCCCAATTTCAGGATTGTTGAAGTGAGGTATTGTTTTCATCAGGAAATCGGGTTTTGGAACGAAATCAGCATCAAATATTGCAACAAATTCTCCTTCGGCACATTCCAAGCCATATTTCAAAGCTCCGGCTTTATACCCTATCCGATTTTCTCTGTGAATATATTTTATATTAACACCATTAGACTTATAAGCATTTACAATTTCTTTAGTCATTTTAACTGTGTCATCAGTTGAATCATCAAGCACTTGTATTTCTAGTTTATCTTTAGGATATTCAATTTCGCAAACAGATTTAATAAGTCTTTCAACTACAAACATTTCGTTATAAAGTGGAAGCTGAACAGTAACCATCGGAACAGCATCCGGCATAATTTCATAAGGAAGATGATGATTGAATGTTTTGCGGTAATAATATAGTAATACTAAACCGTGGATACCAAAACCAAACAGTACCGACAAAGACAAAAAATACACAATCATTATAATATTTTCAACAGGGAACATTATTTGCCCTTCTCCAATAATTTACACATTCGTTAATTTAAAAAATCACCAACCTGAAATCACCGCAAGCAGAACATCATCAGCAAGCTGGCTGAGTGCTGTTCTTATAGCATCCTCGCGACCTTGTTGTGCTTCTGATACGGCGTAGATATCGTAACTTGATATTGTTCGTTTTGTAATGACGACCTTTTTAATATTATCAAAAAATTCAACTTCACAAGCTATTTCTATTTTTCTTTCAGTCTCGAGTTCGCCCGGGCTTACAGACACGGGTGTCTCTCTGATTGAACTTATTGTCACAGATAATCTGGCATCTCCAGCCAAATCAACTATTTCGTATGTATTGTCATTAAGGAATAAATCTATAATATTATCTGTAAGTAATTCTCTGTATTGCGGATTACCAAATCCACTATTATCAATTACATTCTGAATTTGCATAGTTTTTAGGTGGGGTTGAGCTGAACCACCTGTAAAAGAATAGCAACCTTTCGCATATATGGTAATAAGCAATATCAAAAAAACAATATATAATCTGCTGATATACATATTTTTATTATTAATTGCAAATATTTCAGTTAAGAAAGGGATTATGTTTTCTTTCCCAGCCAATTGAAGTAGCCGGTCCGTGACCGGAATATACGTTGTAATTGTCCGGTAGCGACAAAAGTTCAGATTTAATTGATTCCAGAAGTAATGACATTGAGCCTCCCGGTAAATCAACTCTGCCTATACTTTCATTGAAAAGAGTATCACCTGCAAATATTACACCTTTACTATGTTCTACATAACAAACTCCACCCTCTGTATGTCCGGGTGTATGAAGCACTTCAAAGACTAAATTACCAATATTAATTTTGTCTTTATTTTTTGTAATTACATATTCATTTACTGATTCTATCTTGAACGGTAAGGGTATTATTGTGTGATTCATCGGTTCAGTCAGTCTGTGCAAATCATCCTCATGAACGTAAACGGGTGCTTTTGTAAGTCTGGCTAATTTAGCACAATCAGCAATATGATCCCAATGTGTATGCGTAAGAAAAATCGCTTCAATTTTCAGTCGCCGTTCTTCAATTAGTGAATTGAAATATGTCGTACTTTCTAATGGTGCATCAACTATTGCTGCGCTTCTGGATTTCTTGTCTATGACAAGATATCCTATTGTTGCAACCGGTCCAGCTTCTATTTGTATAATTTCCATTTAAATTTATTTATTTGCTAATACACCAAACACAAAAATAACTTATTTTTATCTAAAAAAAACAAGAAATATTTTATTAAATCACTATTGACTAATAAAAAAAAACAATATTTGATTTAATTATCAAATAATTGTAGAATTATAACATAATTAACGTAAAAAGGGCTGAATCCATTAAGATTCAACCCTGTTTAAAAAATGACTAAAAACTGCAATTAATATCTGTAAGTTACACCAAAGCTAATATTAAGTGGCATTCTGTTAACTATATAATTGCCATAACTGCTTATATTTTCTTGAGTAGGAAAATTTACTCTTTGCTCAGAGAAATCAATCCATCTGAATACACCGTCAACACGAATGTTCTTGCCTACATAAACCCCACCACCAAGAGAAAGATTCGTGATATTGGCATTTGCAATATCCATATGATAAGGCGATGTTGTTCTTTCGTAGCTTGCACGAGCGACAACCGGCATCATAGGAATATCGTATTCAAGTCCGAATCCCCATGTAGTCTGACCAACAAGCTCAAGAATTATTCTATTATTCAGAGCCATCAATTCCGGTAC from Ignavibacteriota bacterium encodes the following:
- a CDS encoding MBL fold metallo-hydrolase, with translation MEIIQIEAGPVATIGYLVIDKKSRSAAIVDAPLESTTYFNSLIEERRLKIEAIFLTHTHWDHIADCAKLARLTKAPVYVHEDDLHRLTEPMNHTIIPLPFKIESVNEYVITKNKDKINIGNLVFEVLHTPGHTEGGVCYVEHSKGVIFAGDTLFNESIGRVDLPGGSMSLLLESIKSELLSLPDNYNVYSGHGPATSIGWERKHNPFLN
- a CDS encoding glycosyltransferase family 2 protein encodes the protein MFPVENIIMIVYFLSLSVLFGFGIHGLVLLYYYRKTFNHHLPYEIMPDAVPMVTVQLPLYNEMFVVERLIKSVCEIEYPKDKLEIQVLDDSTDDTVKMTKEIVNAYKSNGVNIKYIHRENRIGYKAGALKYGLECAEGEFVAIFDADFVPKPDFLMKTIPHFNNPEIGMVQTRWEHLNEEYSYLTKAQALALDGHFVLEQQVRNKAGFFINFNGTAGIWRKSTIFDAGNWQADTLTEDLDLSYRAQLRGWKFRYLNDVTSPAELPADINALKTQQFRWTKGAVETAKKILPMVLKSNLPIKMKLESFIHLTSNIVFPFIIIVALLNVPLVIIKNTVGGFDQFYSLMSIFVLASVSTFLFYTYAQKAIHLDWRKRLLLFPVFLAGSMGFAVNNTKAVIEALIGKKSGFARTPKDGMIGKQTINRKVSYKMKRISAVVVLELLLTLYFVAGIIISAFYLEIAAMPFQLLFLMGFGTVGYMSLRHALTR
- a CDS encoding RNA polymerase sigma factor, which translates into the protein MDLALQIENLFRTDRKKFLGFIRQRVRSQEEAEDILQDVFTNVLAASANVQKPIENIASWVFTAVRNRIIDSYRKKRAETFSDMQTPGQAEDGVDTFENFLGDFTTSPETDLIRKTIWESVQEGLAELPPEQREVFVKNEFEGISFREMSEVTGVNINTLLARKRYAVLHLRKKLKDLYRSINEN